Within Planctomycetota bacterium, the genomic segment CTCGCCGTCCTTCTCGGACGCCTCCCCCTCCGCCATCGGCAGGGCTTCCTCAGCCTCGACGGCGCTCCGGGCCATCGCCCCGGAACCGGTCCCGTACGCCAGCCCCACCTCGATCACGAAGGGATTGCCGCGATAGACCGCCGGCTTTCGCGTGACGGCCGTGTAGAAATCCCCCTTGATCTGCTTGTAAAGCCCGGCCAGGATCGCCTTTTCCCCGATCGGCGAAAGGCAGTCCGTGGGCGGGTTCATCAGCGGGGTCTGCTGGATGGCCCGGTAGAGGCGCTCCGCCGCCTCTCCCACGACGTTCCGCGGCCGCATCTGCGGGTCCAGCCCCGCCTTCCCGCAGATCTCCTGCGCCACCTTCGGCGACACGCGCGAGAAGTCGCTCGTCAGGAACCCGGAAAGCCAGTGGCTCTTGGTGTCCTGAAGCATCTTGAGCAGGACCCCGAGCTCGATGCCGTACGGGTGCGGCTTGATCTCCCGCGGGGCGGCGGGAAGTTCGTTCACCATCCGCTCGAAGACCGTCTTCTGCCCCTCGGGGTTGACGTACACGATCCGCGCGTGCGGGTTGGCGATCGAGGTCTGCTCCAGGAACTCGTCGACCGACGTGCGCCCCTTCTGGTAGCGGCCTTCGAGCTCGATCGACACGCTCGTCCCGTGCGGCCGGTCCCATGCGATCTCCCGGTTGGCCAGGACGCGCGGCTCGTTTTTGGCGGTGTCGATCTGGATTTCCACGTACCGCGCGGGCTTCTTCTCCCCCGTGCGGGAGATGACCCTGACGGGCTTGCCCGTGGTGAGCTGCCCGTAAAGCCCGGCGGCGGAGATGCCGATGCCCTGCTGGCCGCGGCTCATCCGGAGCCGGTGAAACTTGGATCCGTAGAGAAGCTTGGCGAAAATCCGCGCGATCTGGTCGGGGACGATTCCGGGGCCGTTGTCCGTGACGGTGACGACGAAGCGGTCCGCCTGGTAGACCGAGGGCCGCCCGCCCTCCGGAGCGGCGCCGTTTCCCGCGGGCGCCGCAGAAGCGGTTTCGGCCGCCTTGGGAACCGTTCCCCCGTTGGCGGCCACTTCGATTTTGACCTCGATCTCGGGAAGGATGCGGGCTTCTTCGCAGGCGTCGAGGGAGTTATCCACGGCCTCCTTGACGGCCGTCAGGAGCGCCTTCCGGGGGCTGTCGAACCCCAGAAGGTGCCGATTCTTGGCGAAGAATTCCGAGACGGAGATTTCCCGCTGCTTCTTGGCCAGGTCCTCGGCCGTCACCCGAACCGGGGCGGCTTCGCGGACCTCCTGGAGCCCAGGGCGGGCCTTGCTCTTGGGCATCGCGGCGCCCATCGTTTCCCCCTTCTTCGCGGATGGATTCCCTGCAGGTCGTTTGCGCTTCACGGGCGAGCCCCCGTCCGGGCGGTCGGCCGTCGGCGTCGAGGCGGGCCCCTCTCGTCCGCGAAAAGTATACCATGCCCCGACCCGCTTGCCTAGGTCCGGACGCCCGGGACGACCGATGAAAACCGGCCCGTGAGACCGGATGGGTCACGCAGGCGCCGAAGGGTCATCCCTGCGCGGACGGGGCCTTGGCGGCCGGGCGCGTCGCCGGGGAGCGCGCCAGGCGGTTGAGCGCCTGGGCGTAGGCCCGGGCGCTGGCCTCCACGACGTTGACGCTGGAGGCGCGGCCGTCGGCCCGGCGGCCCTCGTGCTCCACGGTGACGCGCACCTCGCCCACGGCGTCCTTGCCCGCCGTCGTCGCGCGCACGGAGTAGTCGAGCAGCTTTCCCGTCATCCCGCAGGCCTGGTCGATCGCCTTGCAGGCGGCTTCCACGGGCCCGTAGGCCCAGGCCGACCGCATGACGG encodes:
- a CDS encoding DNA topoisomerase VI subunit B, yielding MGAAMPKSKARPGLQEVREAAPVRVTAEDLAKKQREISVSEFFAKNRHLLGFDSPRKALLTAVKEAVDNSLDACEEARILPEIEVKIEVAANGGTVPKAAETASAAPAGNGAAPEGGRPSVYQADRFVVTVTDNGPGIVPDQIARIFAKLLYGSKFHRLRMSRGQQGIGISAAGLYGQLTTGKPVRVISRTGEKKPARYVEIQIDTAKNEPRVLANREIAWDRPHGTSVSIELEGRYQKGRTSVDEFLEQTSIANPHARIVYVNPEGQKTVFERMVNELPAAPREIKPHPYGIELGVLLKMLQDTKSHWLSGFLTSDFSRVSPKVAQEICGKAGLDPQMRPRNVVGEAAERLYRAIQQTPLMNPPTDCLSPIGEKAILAGLYKQIKGDFYTAVTRKPAVYRGNPFVIEVGLAYGTGSGAMARSAVEAEEALPMAEGEASEKDGEVPLARLMRFANRVPLLYQPGACAITKAVIDTSWRNYGIPQSRGALPQGPLVIFVHMASVWVPFTSESKEAVADYDEIRKEIRLALNEAGRRLAAFVRRRERAQLEYKRRNIFAAYIEEVAEACRRLKKGKLDGERLKKQLQSIAHSLTGGEKTDELVGRRKDEEEAVPRESTIIVTAEGAQGAVPELPPAAAPAAGGPAPKKEKKDGQGSKR